From a single Pseudomonadales bacterium genomic region:
- a CDS encoding gamma-glutamyl-gamma-aminobutyrate hydrolase family protein (Members of this family of hydrolases with an active site Cys residue belong to MEROPS family C26.), with translation MSLDIHAQRILILDFGSQYTQLIARRIREAGVYCEIHPWDMSEAEITAFNPRGIVLSGGPETVTQQDTPRAPAAVYDMGLPLLGICYGMQTMAQQLGGKVEASDVHEFGYAEVAISGDAKLLQGIVDKEHDGQQLLDV, from the coding sequence ATGAGTTTAGATATCCATGCCCAGCGCATTTTGATCCTTGATTTTGGCTCTCAATACACGCAACTGATCGCTAGGCGCATTCGTGAAGCCGGCGTGTATTGCGAAATTCACCCATGGGATATGAGTGAAGCTGAAATCACAGCATTTAATCCGCGCGGTATTGTGCTATCCGGCGGGCCAGAGACGGTGACGCAGCAAGACACGCCACGTGCTCCTGCTGCAGTCTACGATATGGGGCTGCCATTGCTTGGAATTTGTTATGGTATGCAAACCATGGCACAACAGTTAGGCGGCAAAGTAGAAGCCTCTGATGTGCATGAATTTGGCTACGCAGAAGTTGCGATAAGTGGCGACGCCAAGCTTCTTCAGGGTATTGTCGATAAAGAACATGATGGCCAGCAGCTGCTGGATGTGTG
- the guaB gene encoding IMP dehydrogenase: MPMLRVKQEALTFDDVLLQPAYSEVTARDVNIKTRLSRNIELNIPLLSAAMDTVTEARLAIAMAQEGGIGIIHKSMSIKEQAKQVLAVKKHESGVVKDPITIQANACIRDLLSIKEKYHISGVPVLDGDDLVGIVTNRDVRYQADLDAAVSSIMTTKDKLVTVNEDANHDVAKKLLHDHRIEKLLVVDQDFNLQGMITVKDIHKANTYPHACKDELGRLRVGASVGTGPDTDERVEALVNVGVDVLVVDTAHGHSRNVLDRVRMIKQSYPQVDVIGGNIATAEAAAALIEAGADAVKVGIGPGSICTTRIVTGIGVPQISAIANVVEAVSGTDVAVIADGGIRYSGDFAKAIAAGAHAVMMGSMLAGTDEAPGEIELYQGRSYKSYRGMGSIGAMNQTTGSSDRYFQDASKGAEKLVPEGIEGRVPYKGPVSAIIHQLMGGLRSSMGYTGSLTITDMRTKPEFVRVTSAGMSESHVHDVSITKEAPNYKVS, translated from the coding sequence ATGCCCATGTTACGTGTAAAACAAGAAGCACTGACATTCGATGATGTCTTATTGCAACCTGCTTATTCAGAAGTGACCGCGCGCGATGTCAATATAAAGACGCGCTTGAGTCGTAATATTGAGCTGAATATCCCCTTGCTCTCAGCCGCTATGGATACCGTTACCGAGGCGCGTCTTGCTATTGCGATGGCACAAGAAGGCGGCATTGGCATTATTCATAAAAGCATGTCTATTAAAGAACAGGCAAAGCAAGTGCTTGCGGTTAAAAAGCATGAGTCGGGCGTGGTGAAAGACCCAATTACGATTCAGGCAAATGCCTGTATTCGCGACTTATTAAGCATTAAAGAAAAATACCATATTTCAGGTGTGCCAGTACTCGATGGTGACGACCTAGTGGGTATAGTGACGAACCGTGATGTGCGTTATCAAGCTGACCTTGATGCGGCTGTTAGTTCTATCATGACCACGAAAGATAAGTTGGTAACGGTCAATGAAGATGCTAATCATGATGTGGCGAAAAAATTATTGCATGATCATCGTATTGAAAAGCTGCTTGTGGTTGATCAAGACTTTAATTTGCAAGGTATGATTACTGTTAAAGATATCCATAAAGCCAACACCTATCCTCATGCCTGTAAAGACGAACTGGGTAGGCTTCGGGTTGGAGCTTCAGTAGGCACTGGTCCTGATACAGATGAGCGCGTTGAAGCATTGGTTAATGTTGGCGTTGATGTGTTAGTTGTTGATACTGCGCATGGCCATTCTAGAAATGTGTTAGATAGAGTTAGAATGATTAAGCAATCTTATCCGCAGGTTGATGTGATTGGCGGTAATATTGCTACTGCTGAAGCTGCTGCAGCATTAATTGAAGCCGGTGCAGACGCGGTGAAAGTAGGCATTGGCCCCGGCTCGATTTGTACCACGCGAATCGTCACAGGTATCGGTGTACCGCAAATCTCAGCGATTGCCAATGTGGTTGAAGCCGTATCAGGCACTGATGTTGCCGTCATTGCAGATGGTGGTATTCGTTACTCAGGTGATTTTGCTAAAGCTATCGCGGCAGGTGCGCATGCGGTAATGATGGGTTCCATGCTTGCAGGCACAGATGAGGCGCCGGGTGAGATCGAGCTTTATCAAGGGCGTTCATATAAGTCTTATCGCGGTATGGGTTCGATTGGTGCGATGAATCAAACGACCGGTTCTTCAGATCGCTATTTTCAAGATGCCAGCAAAGGCGCCGAAAAACTGGTACCAGAAGGTATCGAGGGTCGTGTGCCTTATAAAGGCCCAGTCAGCGCCATTATTCATCAGCTGATGGGCGGTCTTCGTTCATCAATGGGTTATACCGGTAGTCTCACTATCACCGATATGCGCACTAAGCCTGAGTTTGTTCGCGTGACGTCAGCTGGTATGAGTGAGTCGCATGTACATGATGTGTCTATCACCAAAGAAGCGCCAAACTATAAAGTCTCTTAA